Proteins encoded in a region of the Perca fluviatilis chromosome 8, GENO_Pfluv_1.0, whole genome shotgun sequence genome:
- the LOC120563437 gene encoding interferon-induced transmembrane protein 5-like has protein sequence MDNHSYNFPSDCTPLTNCKSARKPAGSTVVNMGNTGKNAPRDYLVWSLCNTLYVNFCCLGFMALVYSIKARDQKTQGNLQLAQECSDKAKWYNILAAGWNLLIPLLAIVLLVLLLIHLGTSEGSFDFFGEDGFQNFMKLFSW, from the exons ATGGACAACCATTCGTACAACTTCCCCTCAGACTGCACCCCGCTCACCAACTGTAAGTCTGCCCGTAAGCCGGCTGGATCCACCGTGGTGAACATGGGCAACACTGGCAAGAATGCTCCCCGGGACTATCTAGTCTGGTCGCTGTGCAACACCTTGTACGTTAACTTCTGCTGCCTGGGATTCATGGCTCTCGTCTACTCCATCAAG GCCAGGGACCAGAAGACTCAGGGCAACCTGCAGCTGGCCCAAGAGTGCTCAGACAAGGCTAAGTGGTACAACATCCTGGCAGCCGGCTGGAACCTGCTGATTCCACTTCTGGCCATCGTCCTGCTCGTCCTCCTGCTCATCCACCTGGGCACGTCCGAGGGCTCCTTTGACTTCTTCGGGGAGGACGGCTTCCAAAACTTCATGAAACTGTTCAGTTGGTAA
- the LOC120563922 gene encoding uncharacterized protein LOC120563922 codes for MCAGIHCPQWPDCCRLVEAICIRLCGLHKNPKKKVNGKEQDYITKWTCVLQDNRKIRQLILGNGASMQSITLQLVEINQTTLMQWHNKRVKRQDVTLILQGINLPGHIAVASEALPTANTRAAAPPQTHCTELVYNLPPSTVGLAKTKWRAVVPVTAAPQAIMPQPSAQNLLFLQPPASGPLFVFPQATFVCSQAPGTFTFFAVPTPAYRAPHTPVAPLAPSAPPPASGRPASKARFNKRKVEYNTCRKCGQLRTAETGHSQYQGTIY; via the coding sequence ATGTGTGCTGGGATCCACTGCCCCCAGTGGCCAGACTGCTGCCGCTTGGTGGAAGCCATTTGTATTAGACTCTGCGGTTTACACAAGAatccaaaaaagaaagtaaatggTAAAGAACAGGACTACATTACAAAATGGACTTGTGTCCTGCAGGATAACCGCAAAATCCGGCAGCTAATTCTGGGTAATGGAGCCAGCATGCAGAGCATTACACTGCAGCTGGTTGAGATCAATCAAACAACCCTGATGCAGTGGCATAATAAACGGGTGAAGCGCCAGGATGTTACACTGATCCTGCAGGGAATAAATctacctggtcatattgctgtgGCCTCGGAGGCCCTTCCAACTGCCAACACCCgcgctgctgctcctcctcaaaCACACTGCACTGAACTTGTTTACAACCTGCCCCCAAGCACTGTGGGGTTGGCAAAGACAAAGTGGCGGGCAGTAGTTCCTGTCACCGCTGCCCCACAGGCTATCATGCCACAGCCATCAGCACAGAATCTACTTTTTCTACAGCCTCCTGCTTCTGGTCCTCTGTTTGTCTTCCCTCAAGCAACCTTTGTCTGTTCTCAAGCCCCAGGaactttcactttttttgctGTTCCAACACCTGCATACCGTGCCCCCCATACACCTGTTGCCCCTCTTGCTCCATCAGCACCTCCACCTGCCAGTGGTCGCCCTGCCTCTAAGGCAAGGTTTAATAAGAGGAAGGTGGAGTACAACACTTGCAGGAAATGTGGACAACTTAGGACCGCAGAGACTGGGCACAGCCAATATCAAGGCACTATCTACTag